In Dolichospermum flos-aquae CCAP 1403/13F, the following proteins share a genomic window:
- a CDS encoding DMT family transporter, producing the protein MLNFFSDSEAKNDLDKSFYAVTTPFLFLILGIFAISSTAIFIKLALNELSVEAIIFDRLLIATITFVCGNLVSHLWKSPTDNDNDTISPTAKEANQINWIIVGLMILESITHLTGRYIYMWALQNTTAVNALTLSNFTPIFTFLVAWLFIGKQFDRRFLMGLAIAVGGSICLTLEDWLHSENQLFEIKAILGDGAALLSAMVYALAMLQMEKLLRYLPNITFLTWRCIISLILITPFVWIKGDSIFPSTTTGWLAILGLGLICEVIARSLITYSFKHFSSTFLTIFFLIEPFPVAFFAWIFLGEFLSPFNVMGFVLIAVGIYLAKTGKGSDRDND; encoded by the coding sequence ATGTTGAATTTTTTCAGTGATTCTGAAGCTAAGAATGACTTAGATAAGTCATTTTATGCAGTTACTACACCATTTTTATTTTTGATTCTTGGGATATTTGCTATATCTTCCACTGCTATTTTTATCAAACTTGCACTTAATGAACTAAGCGTAGAAGCTATAATTTTTGATCGTTTATTGATTGCTACAATCACATTTGTTTGTGGGAATTTAGTTTCACATCTTTGGAAATCTCCAACGGATAATGATAATGATACTATTTCTCCAACAGCAAAGGAAGCTAATCAAATAAATTGGATTATTGTCGGTTTGATGATACTAGAGAGTATCACTCATTTAACAGGACGCTATATATATATGTGGGCATTACAAAACACTACTGCGGTGAATGCTCTGACTTTATCCAACTTCACACCAATTTTCACATTCTTAGTGGCTTGGTTATTTATTGGTAAGCAGTTTGATCGCCGTTTTTTGATGGGATTAGCGATTGCTGTAGGAGGAAGCATTTGCTTAACCCTAGAAGATTGGTTACATTCAGAAAATCAATTATTTGAAATAAAGGCAATACTAGGAGATGGAGCAGCCTTATTGTCTGCTATGGTTTATGCTTTAGCTATGTTACAGATGGAAAAATTGCTAAGATATTTACCAAATATCACTTTTTTAACATGGCGTTGTATTATTAGTTTGATTTTGATTACACCATTTGTATGGATTAAAGGTGATTCAATTTTTCCTAGCACTACTACAGGATGGTTAGCAATTTTAGGTTTAGGATTAATTTGTGAAGTAATTGCCCGTAGTTTAATTACTTATAGTTTTAAACATTTTTCTTCTACTTTTTTGACTATCTTTTTTTTGATAGAACCTTTCCCAGTTGCTTTTTTTGCTTGGATTTTCTTAGGGGAATTTCTCTCACCATTCAATGTCATGGGATTTGTTCTAATTGCTGTGGGTATTTATTTAGCTAAAACTGGGAAAGGTTCTGATCGTGACAATGACTAA
- a CDS encoding GtrA family protein, with amino-acid sequence MSQEQQLIGQRLQRFLKFNLICFFRLILNSLIVNCLFYRFGMNEYIAKLGAIACVTLWNFWLNLKLNWQVRPERLFEKF; translated from the coding sequence ATGTCTCAAGAGCAGCAATTAATCGGTCAGCGATTACAACGCTTTTTAAAATTCAATCTGATTTGTTTTTTCAGGTTAATTTTAAATAGTTTAATAGTCAATTGTTTATTTTATAGATTTGGCATGAATGAATATATCGCCAAGTTGGGGGCGATCGCTTGCGTTACCCTCTGGAATTTCTGGCTCAACCTCAAGCTAAATTGGCAGGTGAGACCTGAGAGGTTGTTTGAAAAGTTTTAG
- a CDS encoding class I SAM-dependent methyltransferase codes for MESQMYQEMMEVEDKHWWFVARRSIIEQVIKKLNLPANAEIFEAGCGTGGNLAMLSHHGKVYGMELDETAQNFANDLKIGEIQPGFLPNNIPFPEQKFDLIVLLDVLEHLEEDTASLQALSAKLKPSGWLLITVPAYPWLWSKHDELLHHQRRYLLNNLRQIVGSADYNINFASYFNSVLFPVIAVALLLQKLFNKGGNEQNIPPKLINQILTFLFGIERYLIGRLSIPFGVSILLLARKNEIVSVGCVN; via the coding sequence ATGGAATCTCAAATGTATCAGGAAATGATGGAAGTCGAAGACAAACATTGGTGGTTTGTGGCCCGACGATCAATCATTGAGCAAGTTATTAAAAAGTTGAATTTACCCGCAAATGCAGAAATATTTGAAGCGGGTTGTGGAACTGGAGGTAACTTAGCTATGCTTAGTCATCATGGAAAAGTCTATGGTATGGAGTTAGATGAAACAGCACAAAATTTTGCTAATGACCTGAAAATAGGAGAAATTCAGCCCGGTTTTTTACCAAATAATATTCCATTTCCTGAACAAAAGTTCGACCTCATAGTATTATTAGATGTCTTGGAACATCTGGAAGAAGATACTGCATCTTTGCAAGCTTTGTCTGCAAAACTGAAGCCGTCTGGATGGTTGTTAATTACTGTTCCTGCTTATCCTTGGCTTTGGTCTAAACATGATGAGCTTCTTCATCATCAACGGAGATATTTACTCAATAACTTGCGGCAAATTGTTGGTAGTGCTGACTATAATATAAATTTCGCCAGTTATTTTAATTCTGTATTATTTCCTGTAATTGCAGTTGCTCTCCTATTACAAAAACTATTTAATAAAGGAGGTAATGAACAAAATATACCACCGAAGTTAATTAATCAAATCTTAACCTTCCTGTTTGGAATTGAGCGTTATTTGATAGGACGTTTATCTATCCCCTTTGGTGTATCAATCTTACTCTTAGCGCGAAAAAATGAAATAGTATCTGTAGGGTGCGTTAATTAA
- a CDS encoding GtrA family protein — protein sequence MLITQLRIVEESMEGNIFLEKIFKFLIGGGITTCFNLFLIFLLIDWWGWDTPVLHNIANAISIELSVLLSFFIYRIWIWTEGEWKIKEVLFKQLPLFHLAAGSAVVARIFFLFPVLDYLSIDHKINTLVGGLFGATINYIMSDRFVFKSDNDQQTELDLSALPELDASLDQTEN from the coding sequence ATGCTGATTACCCAATTACGAATTGTTGAGGAATCAATGGAAGGAAACATATTTTTAGAGAAAATTTTTAAATTTCTGATCGGTGGAGGTATCACAACCTGCTTTAACTTATTTTTAATTTTTTTGCTGATTGACTGGTGGGGATGGGATACTCCTGTACTACACAATATAGCCAATGCTATATCAATTGAACTCTCTGTGTTATTGAGTTTTTTCATTTATCGTATTTGGATATGGACAGAGGGGGAGTGGAAGATTAAAGAAGTTTTATTTAAGCAACTTCCCCTGTTTCATTTAGCGGCAGGAAGTGCAGTAGTTGCGCGAATTTTTTTTCTATTTCCCGTGTTAGACTATTTGAGTATTGATCATAAAATCAATACACTGGTTGGAGGTTTATTCGGTGCGACTATCAATTATATTATGAGCGATCGCTTTGTCTTTAAAAGTGACAATGATCAACAAACAGAACTTGATTTATCTGCTCTTCCAGAATTAGACGCATCTTTAGACCAAACAGAGAATTAA
- a CDS encoding glycosyltransferase family 4 protein: MNRKIKLTYIFTHQIRWVQFEWVAQYTDNSKFDIDYLILNEGDPIVDFLQQMEIPYKTTFYNDYRNTPEVVKFIYDHLVENKTDIVHTHWFAGHLAGLQAAYYAKVPVRVYTTENTGIKWTRHARSKYELIWQFATNAIAVTNQVKAGMIADGVPEDQITVIPSGFDLTQYENIDPQRIKQLQDKYLKNHTGPVIGVSARYVKWKGVEYIIEAFKKVLETHPNALLLLSGTHTDTKNIQEQFQNITKDSTNKPNYAEALSVVDKLAELPADSYVEIYFEEDLFALFRLFDIFVHVSDPMIEAFGQSPIDAMLSEVPSVITATGIAQDFAIHKEHAWIVDYQNSQQIAEGILTLLEDKSLREKIKQNALISAKNYSIQNKMLKLEELYLRGCFKSS, from the coding sequence ATGAACCGAAAAATAAAACTGACCTATATCTTTACTCATCAAATCCGTTGGGTTCAGTTTGAGTGGGTTGCCCAATATACCGATAATTCTAAGTTTGACATTGATTATCTGATTTTAAATGAAGGTGATCCCATAGTTGATTTTTTACAACAGATGGAAATTCCTTATAAAACAACCTTTTACAACGATTATAGAAATACCCCTGAAGTTGTTAAATTTATTTATGATCATTTAGTAGAAAACAAAACAGACATAGTACATACCCATTGGTTTGCTGGCCATTTAGCAGGATTACAAGCTGCTTACTATGCCAAAGTTCCAGTCAGGGTTTATACGACAGAAAATACAGGTATAAAATGGACAAGACACGCTCGCAGTAAATATGAGTTAATTTGGCAATTTGCCACTAATGCGATCGCCGTTACAAATCAGGTAAAAGCGGGTATGATTGCCGATGGTGTGCCAGAAGATCAAATAACAGTCATTCCCAGTGGATTTGATCTCACACAGTATGAAAATATAGATCCCCAAAGAATTAAACAACTTCAAGACAAATATCTCAAAAATCACACTGGACCAGTTATTGGTGTATCGGCAAGGTATGTTAAATGGAAAGGAGTTGAATATATAATTGAAGCATTTAAAAAGGTACTAGAAACTCATCCTAATGCCCTTTTACTGTTATCAGGAACTCATACAGATACAAAGAATATACAAGAGCAATTCCAAAACATCACAAAAGATAGTACCAATAAACCTAACTATGCAGAGGCTTTGAGTGTAGTAGATAAATTGGCAGAATTACCTGCTGATAGCTATGTTGAAATCTATTTTGAAGAGGATCTTTTTGCCTTATTTCGTCTCTTTGATATCTTTGTTCATGTTTCTGATCCCATGATCGAAGCATTTGGACAATCTCCTATTGATGCAATGTTATCGGAAGTTCCTTCTGTGATTACAGCAACGGGTATTGCTCAGGATTTTGCGATCCACAAAGAACACGCTTGGATTGTTGATTATCAAAATAGTCAACAAATTGCTGAGGGAATTTTAACCTTATTAGAGGATAAGTCATTGAGGGAAAAAATCAAACAAAATGCT
- a CDS encoding acyltransferase family protein: MGILRFYLALCVIAEHSNSVLPWLVHDGLESVEIFFMISGFYMAMILPKYSNVMEFYFNRFLRIFIPYFLICGMILTLSLIFGIVWGEWLELEPFINFSVAKNSLYATFLMIFATFSNLTIFFQDLVFILSYDLPSALNFSIDLSEGQYPFYKYLLDPPAWSISVELIFYFFAPVIVKFTNKKLLLILLSSLTIRIFFYEMIGVKYNGWIHRFFVCAIALFVMGILSFRLYSNWLINLTKKLPINLQISNKYYIFYCGFILLFFFLTKFATQQLGSIIKMNYAYLISYLIWMAIIPILFQLTANNKLDRYIGNLSYPIYLIHTIVIKISQIIIPYCSISESWLGKISALITILASVVIIHFFVNPLEKQRYVLAKTLSNNEWSK; this comes from the coding sequence ATGGGAATATTAAGGTTTTATTTAGCATTATGTGTGATTGCAGAACACTCAAATTCTGTACTTCCGTGGCTTGTCCATGATGGTTTAGAATCAGTAGAAATATTTTTTATGATTTCTGGTTTTTATATGGCTATGATTTTGCCAAAATACTCTAATGTAATGGAATTTTACTTCAACAGATTCCTCCGAATTTTTATTCCCTATTTCTTAATATGTGGAATGATTTTAACGCTGAGTCTAATATTTGGCATTGTGTGGGGAGAATGGTTAGAATTAGAGCCATTTATTAATTTCTCTGTAGCAAAAAATAGCTTGTATGCGACTTTCTTAATGATATTTGCAACCTTTTCTAACTTAACAATCTTTTTTCAGGATTTAGTTTTTATTTTAAGCTATGATTTACCTTCGGCATTAAATTTTAGTATTGATCTTTCAGAGGGACAATATCCTTTTTATAAATATCTACTCGATCCACCAGCTTGGTCAATTAGTGTTGAATTAATTTTTTATTTTTTCGCTCCAGTTATAGTGAAATTTACCAACAAAAAATTACTTTTAATCTTGCTATCTTCATTGACAATCCGTATTTTCTTTTACGAAATGATTGGAGTGAAGTATAATGGTTGGATTCATAGGTTTTTTGTATGTGCGATCGCTTTATTTGTAATGGGAATTCTCAGCTTTAGGTTGTATTCAAATTGGTTAATTAATTTAACCAAAAAATTGCCTATAAACTTGCAGATTAGTAACAAATACTATATTTTTTATTGTGGTTTTATTTTGCTTTTCTTCTTTCTCACAAAATTTGCAACCCAGCAACTAGGGAGCATAATTAAGATGAATTATGCTTATTTAATTTCCTACTTAATTTGGATGGCAATCATTCCTATATTATTTCAACTAACAGCTAATAATAAATTAGATAGATACATTGGAAATTTGTCATATCCAATCTATTTAATCCATACAATAGTTATTAAAATTTCACAGATTATAATTCCCTATTGTAGTATATCAGAATCTTGGCTAGGTAAAATATCTGCACTAATAACAATATTAGCTTCTGTGGTTATTATTCATTTTTTTGTGAATCCATTAGAAAAACAAAGATATGTATTAGCAAAAACACTTTCTAATAATGAATGGTCGAAATAG